A stretch of the Thunnus thynnus chromosome 7, fThuThy2.1, whole genome shotgun sequence genome encodes the following:
- the rasgrp4 gene encoding RAS guanyl-releasing protein 4 isoform X1, producing the protein MNKTKRKPNVESSGVLKSRKLVQRRRNTCPSPQDISRALQSPSSAPSASAASLDELIHRCLNCFDLEGKHSSPRGSQLVHMTLMMHSWVVPSQTFAQKLLTLYKDCPSDKRGLRRAQICHLVRQWISQFPAVFEADPLLEQTMGDLWALVRSDGEEAHSQLIDTSCLSPHANVSQAPSPSVKKRKVSLIFDHMEPDEMAEHLSYLEFKNFCSVSFLDYRIYVVRGSVRDNPALERSVMMCNGVSQWVQLMILSRHTAQQRAQVFTKFIHVAQKLRALQNFNTLMAVTGGLCHSSISRLKDTANLLPPDITKALSEMTELLSSRSNYSNYRRVYNECSGFKVPILGVHLKDLISLNEALPDYLDEEKINLSKLQHLYSNINDLLAIHSCTPPFEANKDLLHLLTLSLDLYYTEDEIYELSYTKEPKNPKIQPVAPVKSPVVAEWGSGVTPRLDPDTISKHVKQMVDSIMKNYDQNQDGYISLEDFEKIAANFPFSFCTHETDRQGQISREEITSYFMRGMSICAKLGYNFNDAHNFHETTYKRPTFCDICGGFLWGVIKQGYHCKDCGINCHRHCRDLVGMECVKKHKNTTGSCPCTPAPDSRTKGNSWSSEEETFVFPQSNETEHNKGAPLWKINTSDSTQLDRSTQTDPGIWTPEKRDRRGFNHNSLVHASPERRVRRSMTTYEVRTLPQRTRGCSMPVSFLQEKMEELHLYKDKSREPD; encoded by the exons GAAACCCAATGTGGAGAGCTCTGGTGTGCTAAAGAGCAGGAAGCTGGTCCAGCGGAGGAGGAATACATGTCCCAGTCCTCAGGACATCAGCCGGGCCCTGCAGAGCCCCAGCTCTGCTCCCAGCGCCAGCGCTGCCAGCCTGGATGAGCTCATACATCGCTGCCTAAACTGTTTTG ATTTAGAGGGGAAGCATTCCAGCCCCAGAGGGTCCCAGCTGGTCCACATGACCCTGATGATGCACAGTTGGGTCGTGCCATCTCAGACGTTCGCCCAGAAACTTCTCACCCT CTATAAGGATTGTCCCTCCGACAAAAGAGGGCTGAGGCGGGCACAGATCTGCCACCTTGTCAG GCAGTGGATCAGCCAGTTCCCAGCGGTATTTGAGGCAGACCCCCTTCTCGAGCAGACCATGGGGGACCTGTGGGCGCTGGTACGGTCAGACGGAGAGGAGGCGCACTCGCAGCTCATTGACACCTCCTGCCT aAGCCCTCATGCAAATGTATCTCAGGCACCCTCGCCGTctgtgaagaagaggaaggtgTCTTTGATCTTCGACCACATGGAGCCTGATGAGATGGCTGAGCACCTCAGCTACCTGGAGTTCAAGAACTTCTGTAGCGTTTCG TTCTTGGACTACCGCATCTACGTGGTACGAGGCTCGGTGAGGGACAACCCTGCTCTGGAGCGGTCGGTCATGATGTGTAACGGAGTCTCCCAGTGGGTCCAGCTGATGATcctcagcagacacacagcccAGCAGAGAGCGCAGGTCTTCACCAAGTTCATTCACGTGGCTCAG AAACTTCGAGCTCTGCAAAACTTTAACACTCTAATGGCAGTAACTGGAGGCCTCTGTCACAGCTCAATCTCCCGCCTCAAAGACACAGCTAACCTGCTGCCACCTGACATCACTAAG GCCCTGAGTGAGATGACAGAGCTGCTCTCCTCGCggagcaactacagcaactaccgGCGGGTTTACAACGAGTGCAGCGGCTTCAAGGTGCCCATCCTCGGTGTCCACCTGAAGGATCTGATCTCGCTGAACGAGGCCCTGCCGGACTACTTAGACGAGGAAAAGATCAATCTGAGCAAGCTGCAGCACCTGTACAGCAACATCAACGACCTGCTGGCCATTCACAGCTGCACGCCGCCCTTCGAGGCCAACAAAGACCTTCTGCATCTGCTCACG CTCTCTCTAGATCTATACTACACCGAGGATGAGATTTATGAACTTTCATACACCAAGGAACCCAAGAACCCCAAGATTCAG CCTGTAGCTCCAGTTAAATCACCGGTGGTGGCCGAGTGGGGCTCAGGGGTCACCCCTCGGCTCGACCCTGACACCATATCAAAACACGTCAAACAGATGGTGGAT TCCATAATGAAAAACTACGACCAGAACCAGGACGGCTACATTTCACTAGAGGACTTTGAGAAAATAGCAGCCAACTTCCCCTTCTCCTTCTGCACTCACGAAACTGACAG GCAGGGACAAATCAGCCGTGAAGAAATCACCTCTTACTTCATGAGGGGAATGTCTATATGTGCTAAGCTGGGCTACAACTTCAATGACGCGCATAACTTCCATGAAACCACATACAAACGGCCAACGTTCTGTGATATTTGTGGAGGCTTT CTGTGGGGAGTCATCAAACAGGGCTACCACTGTAAAG ACTGTGGGATAAACTGTCACAGACACTGCAGAGATCTGGTGGGAATGGAGTGtgtgaaaaagcataaaaacacaaccGGATCCTGCCCATGCACCCCCGCGCCTGACTCAAGAACGAAGGGCAACAGCTGGA GTTCAGAGGAGGAGACTTTCGTTTTCCCCCAAAGTAACGAGACAGAACACAACAAGGGCGCCCCTCTTTGGAAAATTAACACCAGTGATTCAACGCAATTGGACCGCTCCACTCAGACAGATCCTGGCATATGGACACCTGAGAAAAGGGACAGGAGGGGATTCAACCACAACTCTCTCGTACACGCGTCCCCAGAAAGAAGGGTGAGACGCAGCATGACTACTTACGAG GTCAGAACGCTGCCACAGAGGACTCGGGGCTGCTCCATGCCTGTTTCCTTCCTGCAGGAGAAGATGGAAGAGCTGCATCTCTACAAAGACAAGAGCAGAGAGCCGGACTGA
- the rasgrp4 gene encoding RAS guanyl-releasing protein 4 isoform X2 — protein MNKTKRKPNVESSGVLKSRKLVQRRRNTCPSPQDISRALQSPSSAPSASAASLDELIHRCLNCFDLEGKHSSPRGSQLVHMTLMMHSWVVPSQTFAQKLLTLYKDCPSDKRGLRRAQICHLVRQWISQFPAVFEADPLLEQTMGDLWALVRSDGEEAHSQLIDTSCLSPHANVSQAPSPSVKKRKVSLIFDHMEPDEMAEHLSYLEFKNFCSVSFLDYRIYVVRGSVRDNPALERSVMMCNGVSQWVQLMILSRHTAQQRAQVFTKFIHVAQKLRALQNFNTLMAVTGGLCHSSISRLKDTANLLPPDITKALSEMTELLSSRSNYSNYRRVYNECSGFKVPILGVHLKDLISLNEALPDYLDEEKINLSKLQHLYSNINDLLAIHSCTPPFEANKDLLHLLTLSLDLYYTEDEIYELSYTKEPKNPKIQPVAPVKSPVVAEWGSGVTPRLDPDTISKHVKQMVDSIMKNYDQNQDGYISLEDFEKIAANFPFSFCTHETDRQGQISREEITSYFMRGMSICAKLGYNFNDAHNFHETTYKRPTFCDICGGFLWGVIKQGYHCKDCGINCHRHCRDLVGMECVKKHKNTTGSCPCTPAPDSRTKGNSWSSEEETFVFPQSNETEHNKGAPLWKINTSDSTQLDRSTQTDPGIWTPEKRDRRGFNHNSLVHASPERRVRTLPQRTRGCSMPVSFLQEKMEELHLYKDKSREPD, from the exons GAAACCCAATGTGGAGAGCTCTGGTGTGCTAAAGAGCAGGAAGCTGGTCCAGCGGAGGAGGAATACATGTCCCAGTCCTCAGGACATCAGCCGGGCCCTGCAGAGCCCCAGCTCTGCTCCCAGCGCCAGCGCTGCCAGCCTGGATGAGCTCATACATCGCTGCCTAAACTGTTTTG ATTTAGAGGGGAAGCATTCCAGCCCCAGAGGGTCCCAGCTGGTCCACATGACCCTGATGATGCACAGTTGGGTCGTGCCATCTCAGACGTTCGCCCAGAAACTTCTCACCCT CTATAAGGATTGTCCCTCCGACAAAAGAGGGCTGAGGCGGGCACAGATCTGCCACCTTGTCAG GCAGTGGATCAGCCAGTTCCCAGCGGTATTTGAGGCAGACCCCCTTCTCGAGCAGACCATGGGGGACCTGTGGGCGCTGGTACGGTCAGACGGAGAGGAGGCGCACTCGCAGCTCATTGACACCTCCTGCCT aAGCCCTCATGCAAATGTATCTCAGGCACCCTCGCCGTctgtgaagaagaggaaggtgTCTTTGATCTTCGACCACATGGAGCCTGATGAGATGGCTGAGCACCTCAGCTACCTGGAGTTCAAGAACTTCTGTAGCGTTTCG TTCTTGGACTACCGCATCTACGTGGTACGAGGCTCGGTGAGGGACAACCCTGCTCTGGAGCGGTCGGTCATGATGTGTAACGGAGTCTCCCAGTGGGTCCAGCTGATGATcctcagcagacacacagcccAGCAGAGAGCGCAGGTCTTCACCAAGTTCATTCACGTGGCTCAG AAACTTCGAGCTCTGCAAAACTTTAACACTCTAATGGCAGTAACTGGAGGCCTCTGTCACAGCTCAATCTCCCGCCTCAAAGACACAGCTAACCTGCTGCCACCTGACATCACTAAG GCCCTGAGTGAGATGACAGAGCTGCTCTCCTCGCggagcaactacagcaactaccgGCGGGTTTACAACGAGTGCAGCGGCTTCAAGGTGCCCATCCTCGGTGTCCACCTGAAGGATCTGATCTCGCTGAACGAGGCCCTGCCGGACTACTTAGACGAGGAAAAGATCAATCTGAGCAAGCTGCAGCACCTGTACAGCAACATCAACGACCTGCTGGCCATTCACAGCTGCACGCCGCCCTTCGAGGCCAACAAAGACCTTCTGCATCTGCTCACG CTCTCTCTAGATCTATACTACACCGAGGATGAGATTTATGAACTTTCATACACCAAGGAACCCAAGAACCCCAAGATTCAG CCTGTAGCTCCAGTTAAATCACCGGTGGTGGCCGAGTGGGGCTCAGGGGTCACCCCTCGGCTCGACCCTGACACCATATCAAAACACGTCAAACAGATGGTGGAT TCCATAATGAAAAACTACGACCAGAACCAGGACGGCTACATTTCACTAGAGGACTTTGAGAAAATAGCAGCCAACTTCCCCTTCTCCTTCTGCACTCACGAAACTGACAG GCAGGGACAAATCAGCCGTGAAGAAATCACCTCTTACTTCATGAGGGGAATGTCTATATGTGCTAAGCTGGGCTACAACTTCAATGACGCGCATAACTTCCATGAAACCACATACAAACGGCCAACGTTCTGTGATATTTGTGGAGGCTTT CTGTGGGGAGTCATCAAACAGGGCTACCACTGTAAAG ACTGTGGGATAAACTGTCACAGACACTGCAGAGATCTGGTGGGAATGGAGTGtgtgaaaaagcataaaaacacaaccGGATCCTGCCCATGCACCCCCGCGCCTGACTCAAGAACGAAGGGCAACAGCTGGA GTTCAGAGGAGGAGACTTTCGTTTTCCCCCAAAGTAACGAGACAGAACACAACAAGGGCGCCCCTCTTTGGAAAATTAACACCAGTGATTCAACGCAATTGGACCGCTCCACTCAGACAGATCCTGGCATATGGACACCTGAGAAAAGGGACAGGAGGGGATTCAACCACAACTCTCTCGTACACGCGTCCCCAGAAAGAAGG GTCAGAACGCTGCCACAGAGGACTCGGGGCTGCTCCATGCCTGTTTCCTTCCTGCAGGAGAAGATGGAAGAGCTGCATCTCTACAAAGACAAGAGCAGAGAGCCGGACTGA
- the rasgrp4 gene encoding RAS guanyl-releasing protein 4 isoform X3 — protein sequence MGDLWALVRSDGEEAHSQLIDTSCLSPHANVSQAPSPSVKKRKVSLIFDHMEPDEMAEHLSYLEFKNFCSVSFLDYRIYVVRGSVRDNPALERSVMMCNGVSQWVQLMILSRHTAQQRAQVFTKFIHVAQKLRALQNFNTLMAVTGGLCHSSISRLKDTANLLPPDITKALSEMTELLSSRSNYSNYRRVYNECSGFKVPILGVHLKDLISLNEALPDYLDEEKINLSKLQHLYSNINDLLAIHSCTPPFEANKDLLHLLTLSLDLYYTEDEIYELSYTKEPKNPKIQPVAPVKSPVVAEWGSGVTPRLDPDTISKHVKQMVDSIMKNYDQNQDGYISLEDFEKIAANFPFSFCTHETDRQGQISREEITSYFMRGMSICAKLGYNFNDAHNFHETTYKRPTFCDICGGFLWGVIKQGYHCKDCGINCHRHCRDLVGMECVKKHKNTTGSCPCTPAPDSRTKGNSWSSEEETFVFPQSNETEHNKGAPLWKINTSDSTQLDRSTQTDPGIWTPEKRDRRGFNHNSLVHASPERRVRRSMTTYEVRTLPQRTRGCSMPVSFLQEKMEELHLYKDKSREPD from the exons ATGGGGGACCTGTGGGCGCTGGTACGGTCAGACGGAGAGGAGGCGCACTCGCAGCTCATTGACACCTCCTGCCT aAGCCCTCATGCAAATGTATCTCAGGCACCCTCGCCGTctgtgaagaagaggaaggtgTCTTTGATCTTCGACCACATGGAGCCTGATGAGATGGCTGAGCACCTCAGCTACCTGGAGTTCAAGAACTTCTGTAGCGTTTCG TTCTTGGACTACCGCATCTACGTGGTACGAGGCTCGGTGAGGGACAACCCTGCTCTGGAGCGGTCGGTCATGATGTGTAACGGAGTCTCCCAGTGGGTCCAGCTGATGATcctcagcagacacacagcccAGCAGAGAGCGCAGGTCTTCACCAAGTTCATTCACGTGGCTCAG AAACTTCGAGCTCTGCAAAACTTTAACACTCTAATGGCAGTAACTGGAGGCCTCTGTCACAGCTCAATCTCCCGCCTCAAAGACACAGCTAACCTGCTGCCACCTGACATCACTAAG GCCCTGAGTGAGATGACAGAGCTGCTCTCCTCGCggagcaactacagcaactaccgGCGGGTTTACAACGAGTGCAGCGGCTTCAAGGTGCCCATCCTCGGTGTCCACCTGAAGGATCTGATCTCGCTGAACGAGGCCCTGCCGGACTACTTAGACGAGGAAAAGATCAATCTGAGCAAGCTGCAGCACCTGTACAGCAACATCAACGACCTGCTGGCCATTCACAGCTGCACGCCGCCCTTCGAGGCCAACAAAGACCTTCTGCATCTGCTCACG CTCTCTCTAGATCTATACTACACCGAGGATGAGATTTATGAACTTTCATACACCAAGGAACCCAAGAACCCCAAGATTCAG CCTGTAGCTCCAGTTAAATCACCGGTGGTGGCCGAGTGGGGCTCAGGGGTCACCCCTCGGCTCGACCCTGACACCATATCAAAACACGTCAAACAGATGGTGGAT TCCATAATGAAAAACTACGACCAGAACCAGGACGGCTACATTTCACTAGAGGACTTTGAGAAAATAGCAGCCAACTTCCCCTTCTCCTTCTGCACTCACGAAACTGACAG GCAGGGACAAATCAGCCGTGAAGAAATCACCTCTTACTTCATGAGGGGAATGTCTATATGTGCTAAGCTGGGCTACAACTTCAATGACGCGCATAACTTCCATGAAACCACATACAAACGGCCAACGTTCTGTGATATTTGTGGAGGCTTT CTGTGGGGAGTCATCAAACAGGGCTACCACTGTAAAG ACTGTGGGATAAACTGTCACAGACACTGCAGAGATCTGGTGGGAATGGAGTGtgtgaaaaagcataaaaacacaaccGGATCCTGCCCATGCACCCCCGCGCCTGACTCAAGAACGAAGGGCAACAGCTGGA GTTCAGAGGAGGAGACTTTCGTTTTCCCCCAAAGTAACGAGACAGAACACAACAAGGGCGCCCCTCTTTGGAAAATTAACACCAGTGATTCAACGCAATTGGACCGCTCCACTCAGACAGATCCTGGCATATGGACACCTGAGAAAAGGGACAGGAGGGGATTCAACCACAACTCTCTCGTACACGCGTCCCCAGAAAGAAGGGTGAGACGCAGCATGACTACTTACGAG GTCAGAACGCTGCCACAGAGGACTCGGGGCTGCTCCATGCCTGTTTCCTTCCTGCAGGAGAAGATGGAAGAGCTGCATCTCTACAAAGACAAGAGCAGAGAGCCGGACTGA